One Nonomuraea angiospora DNA segment encodes these proteins:
- a CDS encoding Wzz/FepE/Etk N-terminal domain-containing protein, with product MSSGTDLDEHLSLLRRRWLLLVGCVVFGGTAGLALMRLTPPAYTATTQVLVMPVGPQEPANQVTSRQRESLNLDTEAQVAQSAVVAARAARTLRIETPEPVEVSVPPNSAVLWISVTAANAGVAAAQSRAYAQAYLANRRESALAALTAQQQVVLGKLKQVNTALDAVIKQLSGLSKSTPEHTIATQRESVLNRQAAGLALRYDALRTVAVTPGTIISQAAPPTAPSSPSLPLYLGTGLMAGLLAGAAAAYVRDRLDRRLRTVADVERLTGLPVLGDLSSPREPGVAHELACAAVAACPGKRLLVRILPPDLEESADPVAVNMPLTVLDGYDVRDLSRADAAMLLVGLGRATSVHVAAAVRRLARHDVPVIGVVTVTDALPSFVPLLEPRTHTPLGKLVATGELELGETTPMPMHPRRPGQQT from the coding sequence ATGAGCTCCGGCACGGACCTGGACGAGCACCTCTCACTGCTGCGCAGGCGATGGTTGCTGCTGGTGGGCTGCGTCGTGTTCGGCGGCACCGCCGGCCTCGCGCTCATGCGGCTCACGCCGCCCGCCTACACCGCGACCACGCAGGTGCTCGTCATGCCGGTCGGCCCTCAGGAGCCGGCCAACCAGGTGACCAGCCGCCAGCGCGAGTCGCTCAACCTCGACACCGAGGCCCAGGTCGCGCAGTCCGCCGTGGTCGCGGCGCGGGCGGCCAGGACGCTGCGGATCGAGACCCCGGAGCCCGTCGAGGTCTCGGTGCCGCCCAACTCGGCGGTGCTGTGGATCTCGGTGACGGCCGCCAACGCCGGCGTCGCCGCGGCCCAGTCCCGGGCATACGCCCAGGCGTACCTGGCCAACCGCCGCGAGAGCGCGCTGGCCGCGCTGACCGCCCAGCAGCAGGTGGTGCTGGGCAAGCTCAAGCAGGTCAACACCGCGCTCGACGCGGTGATCAAGCAGCTCTCCGGGCTGTCCAAGAGCACCCCCGAGCACACGATCGCCACCCAGCGGGAGAGCGTGCTCAACCGGCAGGCCGCCGGGCTAGCGCTGAGATACGACGCGCTCAGGACGGTCGCGGTGACCCCCGGCACGATCATCAGCCAGGCCGCCCCGCCGACCGCCCCCAGCTCGCCCAGCCTGCCCCTCTACCTCGGCACCGGGCTCATGGCGGGCCTGCTCGCGGGCGCGGCCGCCGCCTACGTCCGCGACCGGCTCGACCGGCGGCTGCGCACGGTCGCCGACGTCGAACGCCTGACCGGCCTGCCCGTGCTGGGCGACCTGTCGAGCCCGCGCGAGCCCGGCGTGGCCCACGAGCTGGCCTGCGCCGCGGTGGCCGCCTGCCCGGGCAAGCGGCTGCTGGTCCGGATCCTGCCACCCGACCTGGAGGAGTCCGCCGACCCGGTGGCCGTCAACATGCCCCTGACCGTGCTCGACGGCTACGACGTGCGCGACCTGTCCAGGGCCGACGCGGCGATGCTGCTGGTGGGGCTCGGGCGGGCCACCTCGGTCCACGTCGCGGCGGCCGTACGGCGGCTCGCCAGGCACGACGTGCCCGTCATCGGCGTGGTGACGGTGACCGACGCGCTGCCGTCGTTCGTGCCGTTGCTGGAGCCGCGCACGCACACCCCGCTCGGCAAGCTCGTCGCCACGGGCGAGCTGGAGCTGGGCGAGACCACCCCCATGCCCATGCACCCGCGGCGCCCCGGCCAGCAGACGTGA
- a CDS encoding glycoside hydrolase family 26 protein, whose translation MIAVLAACSTAEGSNARAPVAIKEASGSPSCTATSRLIPSCGAWWGLAPEVFSGAPLDQALHSAESRMGAAADVVHVYHRGSELFPTPAEIRMARDPARPRLLMVNWKPSLDHTWAEIADGALDARIDRLAGYLRRTFPERFFLTLHHEPENDVDESSGSGMQATDYAAMFRHVVARLRAEGVKNAVMVMTYMGAPNWAAEPWFEDLYPGDDVVDWVAMDPYADGRVEDFEGLVNKTRKEYPDWPGFYRWMQARFPGKPVMVAEWGVFEREDDRGFRRAFYESVRRQIKRYPQIKALLYFDSPHAPRGDTSFDTGSGADRAFTELARDPYFRSTPVPRP comes from the coding sequence GTGATCGCGGTGCTGGCCGCCTGCTCGACGGCGGAGGGCTCCAACGCGCGCGCGCCCGTGGCGATCAAGGAAGCCTCGGGCTCGCCTTCCTGCACGGCCACCTCCAGGCTGATCCCGTCCTGCGGGGCCTGGTGGGGCCTGGCGCCGGAGGTCTTCAGCGGAGCGCCGCTGGACCAGGCCCTGCACAGCGCCGAGTCGCGCATGGGCGCCGCCGCCGACGTGGTGCACGTCTACCACCGGGGCAGCGAGCTGTTCCCCACGCCCGCGGAGATCAGGATGGCCCGCGACCCGGCCAGGCCCCGGTTGCTCATGGTCAACTGGAAGCCCTCGCTCGACCACACCTGGGCCGAGATCGCCGACGGGGCGCTCGACGCCCGGATCGACCGGCTGGCCGGATACCTCAGGCGCACCTTCCCCGAGCGGTTCTTCCTCACCCTCCACCACGAGCCAGAGAACGACGTGGACGAGTCGTCGGGCTCGGGCATGCAGGCCACCGACTACGCGGCCATGTTCCGGCACGTCGTGGCCAGGCTGCGGGCCGAGGGCGTGAAGAACGCCGTCATGGTCATGACGTACATGGGGGCGCCCAACTGGGCGGCCGAGCCGTGGTTCGAGGACCTCTACCCGGGTGACGACGTGGTCGACTGGGTGGCCATGGACCCGTACGCCGACGGCCGGGTGGAGGACTTCGAGGGGCTGGTGAACAAGACCCGCAAGGAATATCCCGACTGGCCGGGGTTCTACCGGTGGATGCAGGCGCGCTTCCCGGGCAAGCCGGTCATGGTGGCCGAGTGGGGGGTGTTCGAGCGGGAGGACGACCGGGGGTTCAGGCGGGCGTTCTACGAGTCGGTGCGGCGGCAGATCAAGCGGTATCCGCAGATCAAGGCCCTGCTGTACTTCGACTCGCCGCACGCGCCGCGCGGCGACACCAGCTTCGACACCGGCTCGGGGGCCGACCGGGCGTTCACCGAGCTGGCTCGGGATCCTTACTTCCGCTCGACACCCGTCCCCCGGCCGTGA
- a CDS encoding sulfotransferase family protein: protein MKRSVLSLSRVTGRITSGVRVLPSFLIVGAQRCGTTSLYRALAQHPLLLKPVLHKGVHYFDVGYGRGVHWYQGHFPLRMSAGLVEHRYGSRALAFESSPYYLFHPLAGERIAADLPEVRLIVLVRDPVERACSAHAHELARGYETESLLAHAIELEPERLAGAEEALRESPFSLHHSHRHHAYLARGRYADQLDRLEALVGRERILVLDSHRFFAEPETAYDRVLAFLGVPHLGYPLFERHNGRPLPRPVPAALARELRDHFEPYDARLVRWLGGEPSWRR from the coding sequence ATGAAACGGTCGGTGCTGTCGCTGTCCCGCGTCACGGGCAGGATCACGTCGGGGGTGCGGGTGCTGCCGTCGTTCCTGATCGTGGGGGCGCAGCGGTGCGGCACCACCTCGCTCTACCGTGCGCTGGCCCAGCATCCGCTGCTGCTCAAGCCGGTGCTGCACAAGGGGGTGCACTACTTCGACGTCGGCTACGGGCGGGGAGTGCACTGGTATCAGGGGCACTTCCCGCTGCGGATGAGCGCCGGGCTGGTCGAGCACCGGTACGGCTCGCGGGCGCTGGCCTTCGAGTCGTCCCCCTATTACCTGTTCCATCCGCTGGCCGGGGAGCGGATCGCGGCAGACCTGCCCGAGGTGCGGCTGATCGTGCTCGTACGCGATCCGGTCGAGCGGGCCTGCTCGGCCCACGCCCACGAGCTGGCCAGGGGCTACGAGACGGAGTCGCTGCTGGCGCACGCGATCGAGCTGGAGCCCGAGCGGCTGGCGGGGGCCGAGGAGGCGCTGCGCGAGTCGCCCTTCTCCCTGCACCACTCCCACCGCCACCACGCCTACCTGGCCCGCGGGCGCTACGCCGACCAGCTCGACCGGCTGGAGGCCCTGGTCGGCCGCGAGCGGATCCTGGTGCTCGACAGCCATCGGTTCTTCGCCGAGCCGGAGACCGCCTACGACCGGGTGCTGGCGTTCCTGGGCGTGCCGCATCTCGGCTATCCGCTGTTCGAGCGGCACAACGGCCGCCCCCTGCCGCGGCCGGTGCCGGCGGCGCTGGCGCGGGAGCTGCGCGACCACTTCGAGCCGTACGACGCCCGGCTGGTGCGGTGGCTGGGCGGTGAGCCTTCGTGGCGGCGGTGA
- a CDS encoding sulfite exporter TauE/SafE family protein → MIDFPLILGSFLVAIVVGLTGMGGGALMTPMMMLFFNVPPLAAVSSDLVASAVMKPVGSVVHLRRGTVNLRLVGWLCAGSVPAAFCGVFLARAFAVTDAVKYALGVALLLAVAGMALKSWLGARGGTSSAREIVVRPIPTLLVGTVGGLVVGVSSVGSGSLIIVALLVLYPALKANQLVGTDLVQAVPLVASAALGHLLFGDFQLDLTLSLLIGSIPGVYLGARISSRAPGGLIRALLAIVLLASALKLLDVSNTLTVWALVAATVVTVVGWRLRGSAVAWTEERRERSDQSDEGRRRLPGDRAASTEWRP, encoded by the coding sequence TTGATCGACTTCCCCCTGATCCTCGGGTCCTTCCTCGTCGCGATCGTGGTCGGGCTGACCGGGATGGGCGGCGGGGCGCTCATGACGCCGATGATGATGCTCTTCTTCAACGTCCCGCCGCTGGCCGCGGTCTCCAGCGACCTGGTCGCCTCGGCCGTCATGAAGCCGGTCGGCAGCGTCGTGCACCTGCGCCGGGGCACGGTCAACCTGCGCCTGGTCGGCTGGCTCTGCGCGGGCTCGGTGCCGGCCGCCTTCTGCGGGGTGTTCCTGGCCCGCGCGTTCGCGGTCACCGACGCGGTCAAGTACGCGCTCGGCGTGGCGCTCCTGCTGGCCGTGGCCGGCATGGCGCTGAAGAGCTGGCTCGGCGCGCGGGGAGGCACGTCGAGCGCCCGTGAGATCGTCGTGCGCCCAATTCCGACCCTACTGGTCGGTACGGTGGGCGGACTGGTCGTGGGGGTCTCCTCCGTCGGATCCGGATCGCTGATCATCGTGGCCCTGCTCGTCCTCTACCCGGCGCTCAAGGCCAACCAGCTCGTCGGCACGGACCTCGTCCAGGCCGTGCCGCTGGTGGCCTCCGCCGCGCTCGGGCACCTGCTGTTCGGCGACTTCCAGCTGGACCTCACGCTGTCGCTGCTCATCGGCTCGATCCCGGGCGTCTACCTCGGCGCCCGGATCTCCTCGCGCGCCCCCGGCGGCCTGATCCGGGCGCTGCTGGCCATCGTCCTGCTCGCCTCCGCGCTCAAGCTGCTCGACGTGAGCAACACCCTCACCGTCTGGGCCCTGGTGGCCGCCACAGTCGTCACCGTCGTCGGTTGGCGCCTGCGAGGGAGCGCCGTCGCCTGGACTGAGGAGCGGCGGGAGCGTAGCGACCAGAGCGACGAGGGAAGGCGACGGCTCCCCGGCGACCGAGCCGCCTCCACGGAGTGGAGGCCATAG